Within Blattabacterium cuenoti, the genomic segment TACTCCATTTTTTATATTGATTTAATAAATATTCTTTGGATGAAATGATTGTACTTTGTTTTGATGCCCAACATCCTATTTGATTTTCTTTAGGTCTTTTATAAAAGTATTCGTCTGATCTATTTCTTGAAAGTTTAATAACATTTCCCTTAATAATTACTTGTCTTTCTGTATTTGGCCAATAAAAAGAAATACAAGCTTTTGGTTTTTTTTTTATGGCTGTTCCTTTGAAACTTAAATAGTTTGTATAAAAAATAAAACCTTCTTTAGAATACATTTTTAATAAAACAATTCTCGTTTCTGGAACTCCATCTTCTCCTATGGTTGAAATAGACATAGCATTAGGTTCTTCATTTATTTGATGAATATTTTTTTCCTCTTGAAACCAAGAATGAAATAATATTAAGGGATCCAAAGGAATATCATATTCCATTAGTGAATTTTTTTTATAATTTTTTCTATAATGACTTAAATCAAAAATCATAATTTTATATCATAAAATGATTTATCAAACAAAAATATACTACCTTTAGTCTTAAAATTCTTTTTAAGAAGCATATTTTTTTTATAAAAAAAGAGAAGGCGTGATAGCTCAGTTGGTTAGAGCGTTGGATTCATAACCCAGAGGTCGGGGGTTCAATTCCCCCTCACGCTATTTATTTAAAAAAAAAATAAAACATGTAAAACATGTATTTTTCTGTTTCTAACATTTCTCTTTTACAAAAATTACGCCTTTTACATAGAATTATTAAATCTAATAAAAATTCAGAACATTTTATTTTTGAAATTTTTGGAGAAAAATTAATTATTATGTTCTCCGATTCCGATTCAGAAAATATAATTAAGACAGAAATACAAGTATATGTAAAAAAATATTCAAAAGAAAAAGTCTCTGTCCATTCCCAATTGATAATAGATATTTTATCTACATTTTTAGATGAAATTATTCTCATCAAATTCATAAAGGAAAAAAAAATACTAAATATTTGTTCAAAACAAGGAAACTACGATATTCCTATTCTTCTTTGGGATAAGAATCATATTCTTAATGATTTTTTTAAAAATTTAAAAGAAATTGAAAAAGAAACTAAAAAAATAACTATATTTTCTAATGTTTTTTTTAATATTTTAAAAAAAACTTCTTTTATTATTGAAAATAAAGAAGAATTACCAAGTGTTATAAATGGAGTTTTTTTTCAATTTTCTTCAGAGAGATCTACTTTTGTAGCTACAGATACTTACAAATTAGTAAAATATACAATAAATCATATTCAATTAGACCAATTGATTGAATTTATTCTTCCAAAAAAATCCATTGAAATCCTTAAAAAATTTTTATTAGTAAATAAACCCAATAAAAAAAGTAAAGTAACTATTGAATATAGGAATAAAATTGACATAAAATTTCATTTTATGAATGAAACTTTTTCATGCTTATTAAGCAACAAAA encodes:
- a CDS encoding DNA polymerase III subunit beta, encoding MYFSVSNISLLQKLRLLHRIIKSNKNSEHFIFEIFGEKLIIMFSDSDSENIIKTEIQVYVKKYSKEKVSVHSQLIIDILSTFLDEIILIKFIKEKKILNICSKQGNYDIPILLWDKNHILNDFFKNLKEIEKETKKITIFSNVFFNILKKTSFIIENKEELPSVINGVFFQFSSERSTFVATDTYKLVKYTINHIQLDQLIEFILPKKSIEILKKFLLVNKPNKKSKVTIEYRNKIDIKFHFMNETFSCLLSNKKYPNYNSVIPIHKYDVLFIINRVLFLNSIKRISLLSNLNKKKTSFIRFYFDKKLKIYEEYDENIYSFLTIQYEFIDNSLQKKEIKIGFNSKFLIEILSSFNEDFVSFELYTSNKVGILRPINNQNKRKESILILIMSVII
- the pdxH gene encoding pyridoxamine 5'-phosphate oxidase yields the protein MIFDLSHYRKNYKKNSLMEYDIPLDPLILFHSWFQEEKNIHQINEEPNAMSISTIGEDGVPETRIVLLKMYSKEGFIFYTNYLSFKGTAIKKKPKACISFYWPNTERQVIIKGNVIKLSRNRSDEYFYKRPKENQIGCWASKQSTIISSKEYLLNQYKKWSNFFEKNKIKRPFYWGGYIVKPYRMEFWKGQPNRLHDRLVYNLYEENKWKFHRLSP